The Streptomyces sp. Alt3 genome has a segment encoding these proteins:
- a CDS encoding dTMP kinase: MTIPFLPPLSALGAIQRVLLVTLLTPAVLLALTAAVPALIVLPFLPGGTDRAIALLTAHTAYLTALLTGSRTLPPNTARLPRGS, from the coding sequence ATGACGATCCCGTTCCTGCCCCCGCTCTCCGCACTCGGTGCGATCCAGCGCGTCCTGCTGGTCACCCTCCTCACTCCGGCCGTCTTGCTCGCCCTGACCGCCGCAGTCCCCGCGCTGATCGTGCTGCCGTTCCTGCCGGGCGGAACCGACCGCGCCATCGCCCTGCTCACCGCGCACACCGCCTACCTCACGGCGCTGCTCACAGGCAGCCGCACCCTGCCCCCGAACACGGCACGCCTGCCGCGCGGATCGTGA
- a CDS encoding helix-turn-helix domain-containing protein, producing MAIGQRFPSLEDVLETADLSKFTVAEALRAWIEYMNVRGDKRLGVRDIADAAGMPSSRVSDTLTGRRVPRRDELDMICLALGMGKEARVKLQGLRLHEASQRPSKLVVRTMDGGETVVSGTRAITLPEARRHQRSVQPVPAFGQPDPIRASSVEELVLALKAVHVWGGTPSLRELERRSQSVLRRSTISDMLRGESLPDYERYVAFLRACGVDGPSLETWVFVWRRLRALENPKVVPWLPGATES from the coding sequence ATGGCGATAGGCCAGCGTTTCCCCTCCCTCGAGGACGTTCTGGAGACCGCGGACCTCAGTAAGTTCACCGTGGCCGAGGCTCTGCGTGCGTGGATCGAGTACATGAATGTGAGGGGCGACAAGCGGCTCGGTGTACGTGACATCGCGGACGCAGCTGGTATGCCCTCATCCCGCGTGAGCGACACGCTCACGGGGCGGCGAGTGCCGAGGCGTGACGAGCTGGACATGATCTGTCTGGCCCTCGGCATGGGGAAAGAGGCCCGCGTAAAGCTCCAGGGCCTTCGTCTCCATGAGGCGTCCCAGAGACCGTCCAAGCTCGTCGTACGGACGATGGACGGCGGCGAGACCGTCGTCTCTGGGACCAGGGCGATCACCCTTCCGGAGGCGCGTCGGCACCAGCGGTCTGTGCAGCCGGTGCCGGCGTTCGGGCAGCCTGATCCAATTCGTGCGTCGAGCGTTGAGGAGTTGGTCCTGGCGCTCAAGGCTGTGCATGTTTGGGGTGGCACCCCGTCCCTGCGGGAGCTGGAGCGGCGTAGCCAGTCGGTTCTGCGGCGCAGCACGATCAGCGACATGTTGCGGGGCGAGTCTCTGCCGGACTATGAGCGGTACGTCGCGTTCCTGAGGGCGTGCGGCGTCGACGGTCCCAGCCTGGAGACATGGGTGTTCGTCTGGCGACGGCTGAGAGCGCTGGAGAATCCGAAGGTTGTTCCCTGGCTGCCTGGCGCCACGGAGTCCTAA
- a CDS encoding helix-turn-helix transcriptional regulator, whose amino-acid sequence MSSRPMLTQRKAAAACGVSRTTIRRRREAGDLPGAVQDPARGWVIPVDDLLAAGLPFHAPTPPNKTAPAAPGAPEQGPVEEQSAAALRAELERARHEHALAEHGRLEAQHLREQLAARGKHIANLQRALKALMPTPERPVLAQPSVPGQAQPEGGSVGSIEEQPAASGEQRRWWKRR is encoded by the coding sequence ATGAGCTCGCGTCCGATGCTGACCCAGCGGAAGGCCGCCGCCGCGTGCGGTGTCAGCCGCACCACCATCCGTCGCCGCCGCGAAGCCGGCGACCTGCCCGGTGCCGTGCAGGACCCCGCCCGCGGCTGGGTGATCCCGGTCGACGACCTGCTCGCCGCAGGTCTCCCCTTCCACGCCCCGACCCCGCCCAACAAGACGGCTCCTGCCGCCCCTGGAGCCCCCGAGCAAGGGCCAGTCGAGGAGCAGAGCGCAGCGGCTCTGCGGGCCGAACTGGAGCGTGCACGGCACGAGCACGCCCTGGCCGAACACGGCCGCCTCGAGGCGCAGCACCTGCGGGAGCAGCTGGCGGCACGGGGCAAGCACATCGCGAACCTCCAGCGGGCGCTGAAGGCGTTGATGCCGACGCCGGAGCGCCCGGTGCTTGCGCAGCCGTCGGTGCCGGGGCAGGCGCAGCCGGAGGGCGGGTCCGTGGGGAGCATCGAGGAACAACCTGCGGCGAGCGGCGAGCAGCGCCGGTGGTGGAAGCGTAGGTAG
- a CDS encoding IS110 family transposase has translation MLDTDGVGVFLGMDVGKSAHHGHGLTPAGKKIFDKPMPNSEPKLRAVFDKLKAKFGTVLVIVDQPASIGALPLTVARDAGCEVAYLPGLAMRRIADLYPGEAKTDAKDAAVIADAARTMPHILRSLELTDEITAELTVLTGFDQDLAAEATRTSNRIRGLLTQFHPSLERALGPRLDHPAVTWLLERHGSPAALRKAGRCRLVELIRPKAPRMAQRLIDDVFDALVEQTVIVPGTGTLDIVIPSLAASLAAVHDQRRAPEAQISTLLEAHPLHQVLTSMPGVGVRTAAVLLVTVGDGTGFPSAAHLASDAGLAPTTKSSGTSIHGEHAPRGGNRQLKRAMFLSAFACMNAAPASRAYYNRQRARGKTHTQALLRLARQRISVLFAMLRDGTLYESRTPTITPAA, from the coding sequence ATGTTAGACACCGATGGCGTGGGCGTCTTCCTCGGGATGGACGTCGGCAAGTCCGCCCATCATGGCCACGGCCTGACTCCGGCGGGCAAGAAGATCTTCGACAAGCCGATGCCCAACAGCGAACCGAAACTGCGGGCCGTCTTCGACAAGCTCAAGGCCAAGTTCGGCACCGTGCTGGTGATCGTCGACCAGCCCGCATCGATCGGGGCTCTGCCGCTGACCGTCGCCCGAGACGCGGGCTGCGAGGTCGCCTACCTGCCCGGACTTGCCATGCGGCGGATCGCCGATCTGTATCCGGGCGAGGCGAAAACGGATGCGAAGGACGCGGCGGTGATCGCGGACGCGGCCCGGACGATGCCGCACATCCTGCGTTCGCTGGAGCTGACCGACGAGATCACCGCCGAGCTTACGGTGCTGACCGGCTTCGACCAGGACCTCGCCGCCGAGGCCACCCGCACCAGCAACCGGATACGCGGCCTGCTCACCCAGTTCCATCCCAGCCTCGAACGCGCGCTCGGCCCGCGGCTGGACCACCCCGCCGTCACCTGGCTCCTTGAGCGCCACGGATCCCCGGCCGCTTTGAGGAAAGCCGGCCGCTGCCGGCTCGTCGAGCTGATCCGGCCCAAGGCTCCGCGGATGGCACAGAGGCTGATCGATGACGTCTTCGACGCCCTCGTCGAGCAGACCGTCATCGTTCCCGGCACTGGCACCCTCGACATCGTGATCCCGTCCCTGGCCGCCTCGCTCGCTGCTGTCCACGACCAACGCAGGGCACCCGAAGCCCAGATCAGCACCCTGCTGGAGGCCCACCCTCTTCACCAGGTCCTGACCTCGATGCCGGGCGTCGGCGTCAGGACCGCCGCCGTTCTGCTGGTCACCGTCGGCGACGGCACCGGCTTTCCAAGTGCCGCCCACCTCGCCTCCGACGCCGGCCTCGCACCCACGACGAAATCGTCGGGGACCTCGATCCACGGCGAACACGCACCACGCGGCGGAAACCGGCAGCTCAAACGCGCGATGTTCCTCTCCGCCTTCGCCTGCATGAACGCCGCCCCGGCATCACGCGCCTACTACAACCGGCAAAGAGCCCGCGGCAAAACGCACACCCAGGCACTCCTGCGACTCGCCCGCCAACGCATCAGCGTGCTGTTCGCCATGCTCCGAGACGGCACCCTCTACGAATCCAGAACCCCCACCATCACCCCCGCTGCCTGA
- a CDS encoding helicase associated domain-containing protein, protein MGVTAQTAEQWPPSPRPHAEALVRARTWAGQHGYLCPPIKTVHDGFPLGEWLNRQRELAKKRSSPSPTQQALAVIDPW, encoded by the coding sequence ATCGGTGTCACCGCTCAGACAGCCGAACAGTGGCCGCCCAGCCCCCGGCCCCACGCCGAAGCCCTCGTCCGCGCCCGTACCTGGGCTGGCCAACACGGCTACCTCTGCCCGCCGATCAAGACCGTCCACGACGGCTTCCCCCTCGGCGAATGGCTCAACAGGCAGCGCGAGCTCGCGAAGAAGCGCAGCAGCCCCTCCCCCACCCAGCAGGCCCTCGCCGTGATCGATCCCTGGTAG